The nucleotide window TGGGTCCAGGCCAGGCGGGTGCCGGCAAAGGCTTGAGAAAGTACAGCTTCAAGTGTGGCACCTTTGGCGGAAACAGACACTTTCCTGTCTTCCGGCAATGTCTTGTCATGAAATACAAACCGGTAGGCGGTTTGGTGTTCCAGGGTTTTGAGTAACTGTTTGATACTTGTTTCCCTGACTTGCAGGGTAATGGATTCCTGCGCGAAACAAATAGCCTGTACCTGCAGGCAGGTCAAAAAAAGAAAGATGGTCAATTTCATAGTGAGCAACAGTTTGCCGGCGGGAACAGATTTCCCTTTCCATTTCAGGAATACAAGTTTTACCATACCTTTGATTGGGTTTAGTTGATGATCGTACAGGACATTATCTGGCCTATTTCCGGGGAGGTGGGCCAACACTTCCCCGTTTTACTTTGGTTGATGATGTATTGCGTTGATTTTTATTTACTGATAATAATTGTGTCGTTTACCATTTTGAAATTAAAGGGATAGGATAACTGCAATGCGTCCAGGGCTTTCAGGATGGTTTCACTTTCGAAAGTGCCTGAATAACGGTACTGTTTCACGGCTTCGTCGGCAAAGGCAATCCTGATACCATACCATTGCTCCAGTTTACCAGCAATCTCTGATAGTGGTTCATTCTCAATTTCAAGGCGGTTGCGTACCCAGGCTATCTCCCGGGCTTTATGATCCACAGGGTCAGCATCAAGTGGTACTACTTTTAACAGGGGTGCTTTAGTGGATGGCTGGTCTGTGGGCGCTGTCAGGATGGTAAGTTTCTGGTTGGGCTGCAGTACAATTTTCTGCTGAGGTTGCTGCACGCAGGTGATCTCCACTTTTCCTCTGAACAGAGCCGCTTCAGTAGCGGGATGTCCCACATAGGCGCTTACGTTAAATACAGTCCCCAATACTTTAATATCCAGCAAAGCCGTATGCACCGTAAAAGGGAGCTTTGCATTCTGGTATACATCAAAAAAAGCTTCACCTGTCAGTGTAAGCTCCCTGTTCTGCAGATTAAACCCTGGTGCCAGCTCCACGCGGCTGTTCTTACGCAGGATAAGGGAAGAGCCGTCAGGTAATACAACAGATTTACGTGGTTCCTCTCCGGACGCTATGATGGTGGCGCCGGGTTGTCCGGACATAGTACCGTGACCATACCGGCTAAAAAAAAAGGTGCCGGCAGCCAGTACTAATACGCCACCTACTATGGCAGCGTATTTCCATACCGGTAACCTTTGCCGGGCTGTCATTACAGGTACCGGCTCCATTAAAGCCTCTTGTAACAAGTCGTACTGTGCCAGGCCATCCTTCAAATGTTTTAGCTGTTCTGCGCGGCCCCCCTGGCGGGCAGACAGTATTTCCACCAGCTGTCTGGCTTCTGCCACCACAGCTGCTTTCACGGGATGCCTGGCTATCCAGTCCGACCAGAATATCATGTCAGTTTCGCATTCCTCCCGGCAATAACGCTGGAAAGATTCGTTACATGCAAGTTCCGTTGCATCATAATCCAGGAAGTTCATGCTGATAACCCTTTCTTATACTGACGGCAGTATTTTCATTTTTTCCTAAGCGTTGGGCAACTTTTTTTTCAGGAAAGTATTTTCCGGAGGGTTTTAATGGCGTCATAGACCGTATTATAGGCCGTTTTTACCGTTTGTGACGTTTGTGCAGCGATCTGTTCGTAACTGAGTCCTTCAAAAAATTTAAGGCGTATCAGCTCTATCTGCCGGGGGGTGAGTGCTTTTATGGCGCTGTGCAGCCGCTGTTTGATTTCGTCGTCCTGCTGTACCCGGATGATGATCTCTTCATAGGATAATTCATTCTCTTCTTCTTTTCCGGTTATCTTGCTGATAGCATCGTGTATCCGTGACTGATAGGCCAGCTGATCCAGTAACTGCCGTTTAAGAGCAGTAAACAGATAGGCGGGCACGTTAGTAACTGGTTTCAGCTGAGCATGTTTATTCCATAGCTGTAAAAACAGCTGGGTAATACAGTCTTTCACCAGCTCATCGTTCCCACACAGTTTCAGGCCAAAACGCAGCAGATGGGCATAGGTACTGTTATACAGCGCAAACAACGCTTGTTTGTCGCCATTTCTAAGTCGCTCCCATTGTATACTATGGAGATCCTCTTCTGTTGACATTGGT belongs to Chitinophaga sp. HK235 and includes:
- a CDS encoding FecR family protein — translated: MNFLDYDATELACNESFQRYCREECETDMIFWSDWIARHPVKAAVVAEARQLVEILSARQGGRAEQLKHLKDGLAQYDLLQEALMEPVPVMTARQRLPVWKYAAIVGGVLVLAAGTFFFSRYGHGTMSGQPGATIIASGEEPRKSVVLPDGSSLILRKNSRVELAPGFNLQNRELTLTGEAFFDVYQNAKLPFTVHTALLDIKVLGTVFNVSAYVGHPATEAALFRGKVEITCVQQPQQKIVLQPNQKLTILTAPTDQPSTKAPLLKVVPLDADPVDHKAREIAWVRNRLEIENEPLSEIAGKLEQWYGIRIAFADEAVKQYRYSGTFESETILKALDALQLSYPFNFKMVNDTIIISK
- a CDS encoding RNA polymerase sigma factor; amino-acid sequence: MSTEEDLHSIQWERLRNGDKQALFALYNSTYAHLLRFGLKLCGNDELVKDCITQLFLQLWNKHAQLKPVTNVPAYLFTALKRQLLDQLAYQSRIHDAISKITGKEEENELSYEEIIIRVQQDDEIKQRLHSAIKALTPRQIELIRLKFFEGLSYEQIAAQTSQTVKTAYNTVYDAIKTLRKILS